A stretch of Nyctibius grandis isolate bNycGra1 chromosome 24, bNycGra1.pri, whole genome shotgun sequence DNA encodes these proteins:
- the PTAFR gene encoding platelet-activating factor receptor, whose protein sequence is MSGKGKGGAEGGADTYISCHIDSEFRYNLFTVFYSIIFILGFVANCYVLWIFSRIYPTKKLNEIKIFMVNLTVADLLFLVTMPMWIVYYHHHGDWIMPEFLCNVAGCLFFVNTYTSVAFLMVITYNRYQAVTNPIKAAQFTTQRRGIYVSAAIWIIIAGSSLYYLFDDNTNQEEIDSRNFTRCFERYDSSGSVSAVLAIHVIICILFYIIFLCILGWNIIIIRTLFSKSAHPRKSAHVKQRALWMVCTVLAVFIVSFVPHHIVHLPWTLTVLEQWKKENCQLRQQLNDAHQVTLCLLSMNCVLDPIIYCFLTKKFQKHLSENLKSMKGSRKCSRQTTDTVIEGTIHQEDAIRI, encoded by the coding sequence ATGTCTGGAAAGGGGAAGGGTGGTGCTGAAGGTGGTGCTGATACCTACATTTCATGCCACATAGACTCCGAGTTTCGCTACAACCTCTTCACTGTTTTCTACAGCATCATTTTCATTCTGGGCTTTGTTGCCAACTGCTATGTGCTCTGGATTTTCAGCCGTATTTACCCCACCAAGAAACTCAATGAAATCAAGATATTCATGGTGAATCTGACAGTAGCTGACCTGCTCTTCTTGGTAACGATGCCAATGTGGATTGTTTACTATCACCACCATGGAGACTGGATCATGCCCGAGTTCCTCTGTAATGTGGCtggctgtttattttttgttaacaCCTACACTTCTGTTGCCTTTCTGATGGTCATCACATACAACCGTTACCAAGCTGTGACTAATCCCATTAAAGCTGCTCAGTTTACCACCCAGAGAAGGGGCATCTACGTATCAGCAGCTATTTGGATCATAATAGCGGGCAGCTCTTTGTATTACCTTTTTGATGATAATACTAATCAGGAGGAGATCGATTCGAGGAATTTCACGCGGTGCTTTGAGCGCTATGACTCTTCTGGCAGTGTTTCAGCTGTTCTCGCCATTCATGTCATCATCTGCATCCTCTTCTATATCATTTTCCTTTGTATACTAGGCTGGAACATCATCATTATCAGGACCCTGTTCTCCAAATCAGCGCATCCACGGAAGAGCGCTCACGTCAAGCAAAGGGCGCTCTGGATGGTTTGCACGGTGCTGGCTGTGTTCATCGTAAGCTTTGTACCTCATCACATAGTGCACCTGCCCTGGACCTTGACTGTTCTGGAGcagtggaagaaggaaaactgtCAGTTGCGCCAACAACTCAATGATGCTCATCAGGTGACTTTGTGCCTCTTGAGTATGAACTGTGTGTTGGACCCAATCATCTACTGCTTCCTCACCAAGAAGTTCCAGAAGCATCTTTCAGAAAACCTGAAAAGCATGAAAGGGAGTCGCAAGTGCTCCAGGCAAACCACGGACACCGTGATTGAGGGCACCATTCACCAAGAGGATGCCATCAGGATCTAG